A window from Harpia harpyja isolate bHarHar1 unplaced genomic scaffold, bHarHar1 primary haplotype scaffold_75, whole genome shotgun sequence encodes these proteins:
- the LOC128138624 gene encoding olfactory receptor 14A16-like: MAYDRYVAICQPLHYGTLLGSRACVRMAAAAWASGFLYAVMHTANTFSLPLCKGNAVDQFFCEIPQILKLSCSRSYLREVGLLVLSACLAFGCFVFILFSYVQIFRAVLRIPSEQGRHKAFSTCRPHLAVVSLFISTAVFACLKPPSISPPVLDLVVAVLYSVVPPAVNPLLY, translated from the coding sequence atggcctacgaccgctacgttgccatctgccaacccctgcactacgggaccctcctgggcagcagagcttgtgtccgcatggcagcagctgcctgggccagtgggtttctctatgctgtcatgcacacagccaatactttttcactaccactctgcaagggcaatgctgtggaccagttcttctgtgaaatcccccagatcctcaagctctcctgctcacgctcctacctcagggaagttgggcttcttgtgcttagtgcctgtttagcatttggttgttttgttttcattcttttctcctacgtgcagatcttcagggcggtcctgaggatcccctctgagcagggacggcacaaagccttttccacgtgccgccctcacctggccgtggtctccttgtttatcagcactgcagtgtttgcctgcttgaagcccccctccatctcccccccagttctagacctggtggtggcagttctgtactcggtggtgcctccagcagtgaaccccctcctctac